ATAAGGTAAAGTATGGTAGAGCAAATACAACCATCATGTAAAAGTTATGCATCTAATATAAAAGACCCATGCATTCAACTGGAGCTCATTAAATCTTActtgtgttttcttttctttctccatttCAAGAGTGTGCTGAAGCTCCCTGGTTTTCGCACGCTCGGCAGCCAGCAATTTTTGTCTCTCAATCTCGTTTTCCATTTCAACTGCCCTTTCTCTATTAACAAGAAAAAAcaactataaaatatatttatttctaattttcatATCTAAGAGTAcaattagaggtggcaagatgagAAAGTTAGGCAGAGATCACTTTTAGTATGGATTGAAACGGGCTATGTTGACCTGCAAATGGTTTTTTCTCATTTCTTAGAATACTTTATAAATAACGAATACGTAAATGAAAATGATAGCCATATTAACACAATCATAAttcaatttgatgaaaaaagGCTTTGTGATGTTACATGCATCTAAAATAGACATTGGGCATCTTTCAGTCTGTTGTCTATTAGCAAAACCTTTGGATTTGACTcgtttgaaaaagaaaaaaaaaacaacctatATCAACCAAATCTTGAAAAAATGGGTGGATATTGCCACCTCTAAGGCGAATAAGCTACATATGAAGAGGGGTAACCTATCAAGTTCCTGAAGGAGCTCTGCTTCATGTAGAGCCGTCTCCTCTAAGTACTTCTGCCGTGCACATCTTATTAGCAACTTCTTCTGTCTGCGGGCTATAACTTCTTCCCTAAGCTTCGCTTTTTCACTATTCACagaaatactattttttaatttccaATTTGTTTGGTAATCACTAGATTATTGAAGAAAAAAGTAATGATAAAGAACTCTCCATTAAAATAATGAACCTAAATAAATGGAATTGCAAATGAACATTTTGAAACAAGAAGAAAGTCTTGATACATGCAgcataaaaacaaaagtcatCGGTTCAAATCCCACCCCATGTATCTTTAATCAGAGTTTTACGTGACTTAGCTTCCCCCATGTTGATCGTGAAACCAGTTGGTGGGGCCGTGGGGGCGATAATGGGTTGGTTAGCCATTTTGAATACAAAAAATGAACTATTTTTTTCTGCAAAACAACAATTTTCTGTAGTTAAAGCACAACATACTTCAAAGATGCTCTATGACTTCATCTTACCCTTCCCAATATCAGatctaaaagttttataaaccaACTGTACATGTCCCAGGTTTCATAAAAAAGAGCTGATAAAGACCTAGCGATACATTTAGAATAATAGATTTGGTAAGATGGTACATACAGCGACTGAATCTCATCCTTGATTTCTTGAAGGCGTCTATCTTCTTTTTCATAACCTGGATTGAAGAAAGTGGCAGGAGAAAAGCGTCTTATGGCCTTAtggtaaatttaaaataaacatttgtGTATTTATGAACAGCAAATTAAGAGAAATTACCAGCCAGAAAAGGAAGCTTCCTCCAATCTGTGTAATCATTAGATGAATCCTGAATATATTGCTCTTTCTGTATTAAATCCATTTCAATTTCAGCCTCCTGAATTTCCTATGACATATTAAGAGTAGTTAGACTGTGCATCTGAGTCAAAAGCACGTCCTGAACAGGGGAAACCTCGTCCGTTGACAGTTTATGTTAGGGCTAGTCATTTGGAAAGGTATTAAACTTTCACTTGTATTCTATTATATGCACACATGCCTAAACTTCCTATTGAATGCATTAATCTTTATATTTCATACTACCGTATGCATTGATGGCTAAATTGCCCTCActgaatttatttttatttttttcccaactttaactttaatctttatctaataaaaaacaGTTACAAAATCTTCCTTTTTTCTTATTCTTCCAAGCTCATCAATTAACCTACTTTTCTTCATAACCCTAATCATAAAGTATCTTTTATtcaatcaaaaaaaaaagatggatgaaaaaattatatacgCACCCATTGTTTAATTTTAGTGTTGAATGATTATGAGTTTTCAAGTCACAAGTTTTAATACCCCTTATAACTTGAGCAACAGTAAGTTTTGACACAAATTATATACGCACTCATAGTTTCTAAATATTAACTACATGTTATTTACAGCAACatcaatggaaaaaaaaaattgttccgACCATAATTTTTGGCAAAGGGAGTTTATATAGGTGTGTTTATGGGTAGTGATAGTAGTCATGGTAGTGTTAGATGATAATAAAATCAGTTTTTAtctaataataatcatattaaaattagaatgaaaataaaaaggaaattcATTTTAAGGAGTTTTTGCGTATACAATGAAAAGTTTGAAAGATGGATGCATACAATTGGAAACGAGGAAAGTTCAATTATTTccaaatgattaatcctttatACTAAGAGCTGTTAGTTATTTCAAAACTCATCAGAAATCTTGTAAATTCAGATCCTACCATAAGTTTCTCGTCAGATTTCTTGGAGAAGAAATCAAAGTATGACTGTACAGAGGTCAAATTCGCAAGAACCTGCCACATCCATGATAAACTCTGTATTACAATCTCATTCTAACGAATTGTGAATCATAACCCGCAAACCACATCACATCAAAAATTTTGAGCATTGTTACCTGAAGAAGTGACTCGCGTGTAGTTCCAAAATTTGGGTCATCTTCTTTTGAAATATTTGATGTGAGAACTCCCTTGAGAGTCTGGTGTTgcaaaatttacattttaaagtaGGTCATGAGATCAGATACACTTTCACTGGTCAAACATGGAACAAATAATATACTTACCGCTTTTGCTTCATCACCTTCAGTTTTAAGCTTACGTAGAGCTTGACATGCACTTCGAACAAGATCTTCATGCTTTCCTAAACAAACAACATTTGGACAATAAGATTGCTTTTTGTTTTAACCATCTTCcttattaaacatataaaatacaAGGATACCACCTTCTGATAGACCCAAAGTATCAATATTTCTCCAAATATTTTGAGGAACCAGACAAACATCTTCAGCAGGAGAGTACAAACAGATAGTGGCAATAAGAGCTAATGAAAGTTGCACAAATGGGCCTTCACATGTCTTTTGACCAAGGCTAACTAAACACGGAAGGAAACTATCAGCGGCCCCAAGAACAGATTGTAATTGTGGCCTCTCCGCAAACGGAACACACTTAACTAGAAGGGCCATCGCACGCGTTCTCAAAAGAGGTGACATGTCAGACGATGCAACCACAATTATGCGATCCCACAGATTTGAGACAATATAACCTAACTCACATGAATTAGCTTGATCGATTATTATTTCACTGTCGGCTTCAGCGCCGACCAAGTTCCCCAAGTGTTTCAGTGCAATAAAGCGCTGTTCTGGTTCAATATGACCCATCATTAAAGATAGAAGATCAACTAGAAGATGTTGACTTTCATGAAGACTCTCGATGCCTCCATCAAATAACGATGACAACCACTTATCAGTCTGCAACCGCCAAGAAACTTTTGGTGCATTCTGTGAAAATTTCTGCATTGCTAAACAAAGGGGGCTGATTACTCTATCAAAACCTAAAAAACGAGGCGCTTCAAGTATGCAGTCAAAAACTGTAGACGCAACCTCCCAGCATCTGTTTTCTTGCAATTTAAGAACTATTTCAGCAAGTTGTTCAAGACTCGCCTTCCAATGATAATGATCTACCAAACTATGTGACCCTTGTTCTAACACTAACAATAAGCATTTTGAGTATACAAAACATTGAGATGATGTGACAGCGAGTTTTTTAGCTGGTTGATAATGAAGTTTCCAGCATAACTCGATAGTTTGATGAAGCTTGAAGATAAGACCTTCCAGATCTTTGGAGAATTCTGTAATTTCTTCCACAGACAACTGATGACCCTTTAGAGTCGAAGCAGAATTCATGTCACTTCGAAAAGCATCAATTAAGAATGAATGTGACTGAGAATTATTATCAATGGGAATGACATCCAATACTTGTAATCTTTCAACTAATAAACTTTTGCAGCTTTCCATTACCAACTGAAATGCACAAAGGTAATCATAGAAGGACGTTGTTGGTTCAGATGTAGCAAAATCAGCCCAAGATACAAAAGATTGCAATATCTCACATTCCCTTTGTAGTGATAAGTCAAGGAAAACCGAGGCCAAAACATGAATTGTTGGAGCCCTGCTATATGGAGCTGGATTCTCAGAATGATCTCTTAGATTACTAAAAAGCTCATCAAAACACAAAGACTCAAAATCAAGATTTTCCTCATTGGATGCCTTCCTCAAGGAATAAGAGATGATTGGTTTCAACAAACCCAAAACCGAATCCAGAAGTGCCACATCAGCATATGCAGTTTTACACAAGGATTGGAGTATGTGTACAACTCTAGGAATTTCAGGCACCATTGGTTCCATGTGTTCAGTCACAATCGCTTCAAGTACGTACAAAATGACTGCTTTTGCATTCTTTGCATAAAAGCCCTTAAACAGGGAACGTCTTTTAGAAGCTTCTTCTTGTAGGAAGGGCCATGAACAGAAGTCACAAAACCAGCATAACAGATCTGGTACAACACTAGAAGGAAGAACTCTCAAATGCAAACCAACAGCCTCCAATATCATCTCCCCAAACGCTTTAAACTGCGTCTTTAAGTTCGGAAAAAAATGGCTAATTTCAGGATAGATCACACGAAAAGACTCGTCTTTTTTGTCAAGAGTGTCTTTGACAACAGCTAGATCATCACTGAAAATCGATAACAAAGTTGTTAATTCGGACAAATCGGAAGCAAGAATTAGTCTTTCCTTCTGATATTGTTTTGCATTACGAGATACTGACATCCATCCAATAAACCGAACCAgaggagatgaagaagaagaaaaggaagatATTTTCTTCACCCACGCGGAGGAAGGAATCAAATTGCAAAACCGCCCTTCTTCACCTCCACTTGAAGCTACCACCAATCTTTGAAGAAGCATCCAGTGGCGTTCCACCTCATGTACCTTAATCAATTCCAACTGCAAAATCCCTTGGTGACAATAGGATACAAGCagatcattcaaatattcagCAGAATCTAAAATGATATCAATTATACGCTCAGAAGGACAACTAAGTTTAGTTGCAGAGCGCAACAGAAAGACCAAACTCTGCAGAAGAATCTCACGCATTGAGTGCTGCTCTTTAAGCAAAGAGTTTATCAAAAAGTTGCACAACAATGATTGATTTTGTCGAACTAAAGTGATTGCATCCATGGATAACGTATCTTGCTCAGAAAACTGCATATCCTCATTCTCATCATTATCTGGTAACGTCTTTTGATAGTTGTGATCTAACTCGGCAGCTTCAAGAAGAATTTCAATAACTATTTTGTCCCTTTTCTTCTCAAGGAAAGCTATAGTTTCCAAATTATCATCACTTTTTTCTAAAATTCTTCTAATTTCTGCAAAGCCATAGCTATTATTGGTCTTGTTAATTATTTTCTCTGGGGTTAACTTAGGATTGTTTCTGAAAGACATCATAAAGAAGGGATTGGTGTAGCACTCTGCAGCCAATAGCAGAGAATCTATGGCAGCATTATGACCCTCAGGGGTAACATCACTATGTGAATGCAAATCACAAGCCACCCGTCTAAACTCAGAGGCCCACAACTCACAATCTCCATAATTCATAAGCTGCAGACACTCAGTTTGCAACTCAGAATACTCAACAGCACCAGAATTGGTGACCACTTTTTCATCGACTAAATGTTTCTCTTCtgcattgttattgttattgctaTGGCTCTGATCTGAGCTTGTTTGATCGGGAACACCAGAAGCAGTTGTAAGCAACATATCCCTGACTTCAGGTGGCGCAAAAAGAAtgctgacatcatcaaaagtttCTAGTTTAGATGCAGTATCAGAAACTTCTATTTTTCCATCGGTACCTTCTTGGTCAATCTTTAAAGCAGCGGCTCCATTAAGAGAAGCAGAAGAAAGAGAGGAGGCGTCTGGCAGTTGAGCATCTATGGTTTCAGAAGCTGGAAATCTCCCAAGGTCAACATTCGGTGGCAATTGCATGTGGGGGTCCAAAATCGAGAGAAGTACACTGTAAGACAATTAAAGATAATTTGGTTAAAAGCACGCTCATGAAAACATAAAGCACTTCAAAAGAAGTGAGTTAATGCAAAATACTAGGCAACTCAAACATATCCGAAAATTAGTGATTAATTATATGAAGTGAGCATTACATAGGAGCAACTGAACCCCGCCTCCATTCAGACTCTA
The sequence above is drawn from the Erigeron canadensis isolate Cc75 chromosome 4, C_canadensis_v1, whole genome shotgun sequence genome and encodes:
- the LOC122595343 gene encoding uncharacterized protein LOC122595343; its protein translation is MNNEMLGESELLSLEKNKRVKSLTYKVKAVSRESPSQKASHLLDFDLRNHWSTATNTKEWILLELDEPCLLSQIRIYNKSVLEWEISVGLRYKPETFSKSRPRCEAPRRDMVYPMNYSPCRYVRISCLRGNPIAIFFIQLIGVPVTGLEPEFQPVINHLLPHVISHKQDADDFYLQLLQDLANRLVTFLPQLEADLNRFSDTPELTLRFLAMLAGPFYPILHILKERETAKSGGNASDSEASKSILLTPALTISSNFEPRRSRNTISTSLHNSTVFRSDAIFLLLRKAYSDSHLGTVCRIASRVLLKLERPNMMHEASNSSSDVTIDNDKDPSSELLGALKVTDYSNLFGEEFLVTDDHWDFKYLQLLDIKAVEEGILHVLFACASQPLLCSKLAGYSSQFWSTLPLIQALLPALRPNFSSSGQVDDSFSVWRQPFVQRALSQVVLTSTSPMYGPLLRGCAGYLSSFSPSHAKAACVLIDLCTGVLGPWMGQVIAKVDLAVELIEDLLGVIHGAHNALADARAALKYIVLALSGHMDDVMAKYKGVKHQILFLLEILEPLLDPALTPLKSTIAFGNASPIFLDIQEQNCSVALNVIRAAVTKSAILPSLESEWRRGSVAPIVLLSILDPHMQLPPNVDLGRFPASETIDAQLPDASSLSSASLNGAAALKIDQEGTDGKIEVSDTASKLETFDDVSILFAPPEVRDMLLTTASGVPDQTSSDQSHSNNNNNAEEKHLVDEKVVTNSGAVEYSELQTECLQLMNYGDCELWASEFRRVACDLHSHSDVTPEGHNAAIDSLLLAAECYTNPFFMMSFRNNPKLTPEKIINKTNNSYGFAEIRRILEKSDDNLETIAFLEKKRDKIVIEILLEAAELDHNYQKTLPDNDENEDMQFSEQDTLSMDAITLVRQNQSLLCNFLINSLLKEQHSMREILLQSLVFLLRSATKLSCPSERIIDIILDSAEYLNDLLVSYCHQGILQLELIKVHEVERHWMLLQRLVVASSGGEEGRFCNLIPSSAWVKKISSFSSSSSPLVRFIGWMSVSRNAKQYQKERLILASDLSELTTLLSIFSDDLAVVKDTLDKKDESFRVIYPEISHFFPNLKTQFKAFGEMILEAVGLHLRVLPSSVVPDLLCWFCDFCSWPFLQEEASKRRSLFKGFYAKNAKAVILYVLEAIVTEHMEPMVPEIPRVVHILQSLCKTAYADVALLDSVLGLLKPIISYSLRKASNEENLDFESLCFDELFSNLRDHSENPAPYSRAPTIHVLASVFLDLSLQRECEILQSFVSWADFATSEPTTSFYDYLCAFQLVMESCKSLLVERLQVLDVIPIDNNSQSHSFLIDAFRSDMNSASTLKGHQLSVEEITEFSKDLEGLIFKLHQTIELCWKLHYQPAKKLAVTSSQCFVYSKCLLLVLEQGSHSLVDHYHWKASLEQLAEIVLKLQENRCWEVASTVFDCILEAPRFLGFDRVISPLCLAMQKFSQNAPKVSWRLQTDKWLSSLFDGGIESLHESQHLLVDLLSLMMGHIEPEQRFIALKHLGNLVGAEADSEIIIDQANSCELGYIVSNLWDRIIVVASSDMSPLLRTRAMALLVKCVPFAERPQLQSVLGAADSFLPCLVSLGQKTCEGPFVQLSLALIATICLYSPAEDVCLVPQNIWRNIDTLGLSEGKHEDLVRSACQALRKLKTEGDEAKATLKGVLTSNISKEDDPNFGTTRESLLQVLANLTSVQSYFDFFSKKSDEKLMEIQEAEIEMDLIQKEQYIQDSSNDYTDWRKLPFLAGYEKEDRRLQEIKDEIQSLEKAKLREEVIARRQKKLLIRCARQKYLEETALHEAELLQELDRERAVEMENEIERQKLLAAERAKTRELQHTLEMEKEKKTQREIQRELEQAESGLRPGSRREFSSTSSRPRERYRERDNGRSTNEGNLRTSGGSGGFQPDITNPSSSMSATPTIVLSGSRQFSGQPPTLIQSRDRQDEGGSGYEENFDGSRDSGDTGSVGEADSVTALEGQSGNFGSAQRNVSRGNKSRQMIDRRERDGRREGKWERRH